The following proteins come from a genomic window of Acidobacteriota bacterium:
- a CDS encoding Nif3-like dinuclear metal center hexameric protein — protein MTAVDRDRLVAELHQYLEADQGRDYGPNGLQVQGAREIRKVVTGVSASRELFERAADAGAQAVLVHHGLFWDGMPSQLTGVMHGRVAALMRADLNLIAYHLPLDRHGEVGNNVLAAQALGLAELEPFAVNLGFPIGYRGRFTAPLPFSELLARCAQLFGQQPLAQGSGPEQISTVGIVSGGAQKDIYQAIAAGLDVFITGEISEWVMNLAREAGIHYLSVGHHASEVLGIKALGEWVAERFGIEVEYIDVPNPV, from the coding sequence ATGACTGCCGTCGACCGAGACCGGCTGGTCGCTGAGCTCCACCAGTACTTGGAGGCCGATCAAGGCCGCGACTACGGCCCCAACGGCCTCCAGGTGCAAGGCGCTCGCGAGATCCGCAAGGTGGTGACCGGCGTCTCCGCGAGCCGCGAGCTGTTCGAGCGCGCCGCCGACGCCGGGGCGCAGGCAGTCCTGGTCCACCACGGCCTGTTCTGGGACGGCATGCCGTCCCAGCTCACCGGCGTCATGCATGGGCGCGTCGCCGCGCTGATGCGTGCCGACCTCAACCTCATCGCCTATCATCTGCCGCTCGACCGCCATGGCGAGGTCGGCAACAACGTGCTGGCGGCTCAGGCCCTCGGCCTCGCCGAGCTCGAGCCCTTCGCCGTCAACCTCGGTTTTCCGATCGGCTACCGGGGGCGCTTCACGGCCCCCCTCCCCTTCTCCGAGCTTTTGGCGCGCTGCGCCCAGCTCTTCGGCCAGCAGCCCTTGGCCCAAGGATCCGGTCCCGAACAGATCTCGACCGTCGGCATCGTCAGCGGCGGTGCTCAGAAGGATATCTACCAGGCGATCGCTGCCGGCCTCGATGTCTTCATCACCGGCGAGATCAGCGAGTGGGTGATGAACCTGGCCCGCGAAGCCGGCATCCACTACCTTTCCGTCGGCCACCATGCGAGCGAAGTGCTCGGGATCAAGGCCCTCGGGGAGTGGGTCGCCGAGCGCTTCGGGATCGAGGTCGAGTACATCGACGTGCCGAACCCGGTCTGA